One segment of Ascidiaceihabitans donghaensis DNA contains the following:
- a CDS encoding YihY/virulence factor BrkB family protein has product MHRLNASWTALNRVFRIMDERNLGLIAAGVAFYGILAVFPGLATVIALWGVIGDPGAVALEMAEFQAMLPADVYALLDQQLNALAQADGLTLGWASGVSLALAVWSARAGVAALMRGLNAIYNVPNRDGLAHYTRALTLTVALVVVAVIAIACVVFAPIALQFVPLGPLTAWGIEAARWIIALGVLLAGFSLIYRFGPNRVHKINRWVTPGAVVSTFCWAAASAGFSYYLSNFGAYNEVYGSIGAVIAMLMWLYISAWLVLLGGGLNAELEYRSRLAQNRQPQPDA; this is encoded by the coding sequence ATGCACCGATTAAATGCAAGCTGGACGGCGCTGAACCGGGTTTTTCGTATTATGGACGAACGCAATCTGGGACTGATTGCGGCCGGTGTGGCTTTTTATGGGATTTTGGCTGTGTTTCCGGGGCTGGCTACGGTCATTGCCCTTTGGGGGGTGATTGGAGATCCCGGAGCGGTGGCGCTGGAGATGGCTGAATTTCAAGCCATGCTGCCCGCAGATGTCTATGCACTGCTGGATCAGCAGTTGAATGCCTTGGCGCAGGCGGACGGGCTGACATTGGGGTGGGCGTCTGGCGTGTCGTTGGCGCTGGCCGTTTGGTCTGCACGCGCCGGTGTAGCCGCTTTGATGCGAGGCCTGAATGCGATCTACAATGTGCCTAATCGTGATGGGCTTGCCCATTACACGCGCGCATTGACGCTGACGGTAGCCCTTGTCGTTGTGGCCGTGATCGCCATCGCATGTGTGGTTTTTGCGCCCATTGCCTTACAGTTTGTTCCATTAGGACCTTTGACGGCATGGGGTATTGAAGCGGCGCGCTGGATCATTGCATTGGGCGTTCTGTTGGCGGGATTTTCGCTGATTTACCGGTTTGGGCCGAACCGTGTGCACAAAATCAATCGCTGGGTCACCCCCGGGGCTGTTGTGTCTACCTTTTGTTGGGCTGCGGCCTCTGCCGGGTTTTCGTACTATTTGTCCAACTTCGGAGCCTACAACGAGGTTTACGGGTCTATCGGTGCGGTGATTGCGATGTTGATGTGGTTATACATCAGTGCGTGGCTGGTTTTGTTAGGGGGGGGGCTGAACGCGGAACTGGAATACCGGTCACGTCTAGCCCAGAACCGTCAACCACAACCAGATGCTTAG
- a CDS encoding DNA polymerase III subunit delta' translates to MADEAPDPTRVPGAPHPRETQLLIGQEQAEAAFLDAFTSGRLHHAWMLTGPRGVGKATLAWKMAQFLLATPDPAGDDDMFGGPPAPTALDISPDHPVAHRIAAGAEPGLVSVTRTPNEKTGRMRDKIGVDDIRKLAGFFQMSSADGGRRVVIVDAADDMNVQAANALLKMLEEPPERATLILITHQPSGLLPTIRSRCRTLRLNTLNGPQMEQAMQNAGVDPGPGGSALSELSGGSVGEALRLSLLGGLEIYNEIIGLLGTLPQMDRARTLRLAEAAAQRGAEEKLDLLFTLLEIALSRLARTGATGAPPQTEAARGEAEVLSRLSGSAHQGRAWADISHSALARARHGRAVNLDPAALVLDTMFKIQSTA, encoded by the coding sequence ATGGCAGATGAAGCACCAGACCCAACCCGCGTTCCCGGCGCACCGCATCCGCGCGAAACACAGCTGTTGATCGGTCAGGAACAGGCCGAAGCCGCGTTTCTGGACGCATTTACATCCGGCAGGTTGCACCATGCGTGGATGTTGACCGGTCCTCGCGGGGTTGGCAAAGCTACTCTGGCGTGGAAAATGGCACAGTTTTTGTTGGCCACCCCTGATCCAGCTGGCGACGACGACATGTTTGGTGGTCCGCCCGCGCCCACAGCGCTGGATATCTCACCGGATCACCCTGTGGCCCACCGCATTGCGGCCGGTGCCGAACCTGGATTGGTGTCTGTCACCCGCACTCCGAACGAGAAAACTGGACGCATGCGCGACAAAATCGGTGTTGATGACATTCGCAAGCTGGCGGGATTTTTCCAAATGTCGTCTGCCGATGGCGGACGCCGTGTTGTCATTGTGGACGCGGCAGACGACATGAACGTCCAAGCCGCAAATGCCTTGCTGAAAATGCTGGAAGAGCCACCGGAACGTGCAACCCTAATTTTGATCACGCATCAACCGTCCGGATTGTTGCCTACCATCCGCTCTAGATGCCGGACGTTGCGCCTGAACACCCTGAACGGGCCACAAATGGAACAGGCGATGCAAAATGCTGGCGTTGATCCCGGCCCCGGCGGGTCCGCGTTGTCGGAATTGTCTGGTGGCTCGGTCGGGGAAGCTTTGCGCCTTTCGCTTTTGGGTGGGCTGGAAATTTACAACGAAATCATCGGACTGTTGGGCACCTTGCCCCAAATGGATCGTGCACGCACCCTGCGTCTGGCCGAAGCAGCAGCCCAACGAGGCGCCGAAGAAAAGTTAGATCTTTTGTTCACCCTTTTGGAAATCGCTTTGTCGCGACTGGCACGCACAGGCGCCACCGGTGCGCCCCCCCAAACCGAAGCAGCACGCGGTGAAGCCGAAGTTTTATCGCGGCTGTCCGGATCTGCGCATCAAGGTCGCGCTTGGGCTGACATCAGCCACTCTGCGTTGGCACGTGCACGCCACGGTCGGGCCGTGAACCTTGACCCCGCTGCTTTGGTTCTAGATACGATGTTCAAGATACAAAGCACTGCATAG
- a CDS encoding TatD family hydrolase, whose product MSTPQITDSHCHLDFPDFEGQLQQIITDAAAAGVTRMVTICTKLRLEPQVRAIAEAHAPVFYAAGTHPMSAASEPLVTVDELVSLAQHPKFVGIGETGLDYHYTADSADIQQQSLRVHIEAARETGLPLIIHARAADDDMAQILAQEYAKGPYNCVMHCFSSSKELAMAALDLGFYLSMSGIATFPKSQEVRDIFAAAPVDRILVETDAPYLAPPPFRGKRNEPAYTAHTARVGAEIFGMDYAEFAAQTQKNFDALFTKAAL is encoded by the coding sequence ATGAGCACCCCCCAAATTACAGACAGTCATTGCCATCTCGATTTCCCCGACTTTGAGGGGCAATTGCAGCAAATCATAACGGATGCCGCCGCCGCAGGCGTGACCCGCATGGTGACGATCTGCACAAAATTGCGTCTTGAACCGCAGGTGCGCGCCATTGCCGAGGCCCACGCGCCTGTCTTCTACGCCGCAGGCACCCACCCGATGAGCGCGGCTTCGGAACCCTTGGTGACCGTGGATGAACTGGTTTCGTTGGCACAGCACCCCAAGTTTGTGGGCATTGGCGAAACCGGGCTGGATTATCACTACACCGCCGACAGCGCGGACATCCAACAACAGTCTTTGCGCGTCCACATCGAAGCGGCCCGCGAAACCGGCCTGCCCCTCATCATCCACGCGCGCGCCGCCGATGACGATATGGCGCAAATTCTGGCGCAAGAATACGCAAAAGGCCCCTACAACTGTGTGATGCATTGCTTTTCATCGTCCAAAGAACTGGCGATGGCCGCCCTTGATTTGGGGTTCTATTTGTCCATGTCCGGCATCGCGACTTTCCCCAAAAGCCAAGAGGTGCGCGATATATTCGCAGCCGCGCCTGTCGATCGCATTCTAGTGGAAACCGACGCGCCTTACCTTGCACCGCCACCGTTTCGGGGCAAACGCAACGAACCCGCCTATACAGCGCACACGGCACGGGTCGGTGCCGAAATCTTCGGTATGGATTATGCGGAATTCGCGGCACAAACCCAAAAGAACTTCGATGCGCTGTTCACGAAAGCGGCCTTGTGA
- a CDS encoding SDR family NAD(P)-dependent oxidoreductase: MHVVITGASRGIGAGLAALYADAGHKVTGTGRSVASDVQLDVTRPSDHVAMADALAGEPIDLLVCNAGVYLDKTETLDGGYSADMWAASFAANVTGVFLSVQHMLPMLRLADAPKIAIISSQMASHTRAPGGSYIYRASKAAVLNLGRNLSTDLASEGIAVGIYHPGWVQTDMGGAEGDITVDASVQGLALRFDALGMATTGCFETWDGRAHAY, encoded by the coding sequence ATGCATGTTGTGATAACCGGGGCATCCCGTGGAATTGGTGCAGGACTGGCGGCGCTCTATGCGGACGCGGGACATAAAGTGACGGGAACAGGCCGGTCTGTTGCGTCTGATGTGCAACTGGATGTGACCCGCCCTTCGGATCACGTCGCTATGGCAGATGCTTTGGCTGGTGAACCGATTGATTTATTGGTGTGCAATGCGGGTGTTTATCTGGACAAAACAGAGACACTGGACGGCGGGTACAGTGCAGATATGTGGGCCGCAAGTTTTGCGGCCAATGTCACCGGTGTCTTTTTAAGTGTGCAGCATATGTTACCGATGCTGCGTTTGGCTGATGCCCCCAAGATCGCAATCATTTCGTCGCAGATGGCATCCCACACACGTGCCCCAGGTGGGTCCTATATCTACCGCGCGTCTAAAGCTGCGGTGTTGAATTTGGGGCGTAATTTATCAACTGATTTGGCGTCTGAAGGTATCGCCGTCGGCATTTATCACCCCGGTTGGGTGCAAACTGACATGGGTGGGGCAGAAGGCGACATCACGGTTGATGCGTCTGTGCAGGGCCTTGCCTTGCGTTTTGATGCGCTGGGCATGGCCACAACAGGGTGCTTTGAGACCTGGGACGGCCGCGCCCATGCCTATTAG
- the ptsP gene encoding phosphoenolpyruvate--protein phosphotransferase, whose protein sequence is MAERFETESRKLLGRLRDVMAGDDPGQARLDKITHLIADSIRTEVCSIYLFRDEDTLELCATEGLNAEAVHQTRMKMGEGLVGRVAKRRHVINTADAPNAKGFRFMPETGEEVFSSFLGVPIQRLGESMGVLVVQSKEAREFSTDAVYALEVVAMVLAEMTELGAFVGEGAAMSARHSQPSMLRGTVAQEGVAEGHIWLHEPRVVVSNPIADDPHRELERLEEAVEEVRVGVDKMLQMSRDAEQRQVLEAYRMFANSKGWMRRMQEAISNGLSAEAAVEKEQSIARARMESVADNYLRERLSDLDDLSNRMLRILTGQGADTGAEMPPDPILVARNIGPAELLEYGRNLKGIILEGGSVGSHAAIVARALAIPLIVQTARVTNEALNGDHVMVDGEQGIVHLRPDDTVVTAFRDKMAMQTEALKRYASIQDKPALTECGQIVELHMNAGLMADLPSLESSGAEGVGLFRTELQFLVRNQMPRRSELSALYTRVLDAAQGKRVVFRTLDIGSDKVLPYMKPTDEPNPALGWRAIRVGLDKPGVMQMQLQALIRAAQGRPLTLMFPFVAQYEEYRQARAALDKAIARETRLGHVIPDDIEVGAMLETPSLGFAPRQFFEDVGFLSIGGNDLKQFFFAADRENERVRKRYDSLNVSFLSFLEQIVERCADTGTPLSFCGEDAGRPVEALCLAAIGLRSLSMRPASIGPVKSLLRRSNLEEVRKVIMDARHRGEMSVRPAIMKWLAEQG, encoded by the coding sequence ATGGCCGAGCGTTTTGAAACCGAAAGCCGCAAGCTGCTTGGCCGCTTGCGCGATGTGATGGCCGGGGATGACCCGGGCCAAGCCCGTTTGGACAAAATCACCCATCTGATTGCTGACAGTATTCGCACTGAAGTGTGTTCCATCTATCTGTTTCGCGACGAAGACACCCTTGAACTTTGCGCCACCGAAGGCCTGAACGCAGAGGCTGTGCACCAAACCCGCATGAAGATGGGCGAAGGCCTTGTCGGCCGTGTGGCAAAGCGCCGTCATGTGATCAACACCGCTGATGCTCCCAATGCCAAAGGCTTCCGTTTTATGCCGGAAACCGGAGAAGAGGTGTTTTCATCGTTTCTGGGGGTGCCGATCCAGCGTCTTGGCGAATCCATGGGTGTTTTGGTGGTGCAGTCCAAAGAGGCCCGCGAGTTTTCGACCGATGCGGTTTACGCATTGGAAGTTGTCGCAATGGTTCTGGCAGAGATGACGGAACTTGGCGCGTTTGTTGGCGAAGGTGCTGCGATGTCGGCGCGCCATTCCCAACCCTCGATGTTGCGCGGCACCGTGGCGCAGGAAGGCGTGGCGGAAGGGCACATCTGGCTTCATGAGCCGCGGGTTGTTGTATCAAATCCCATCGCCGACGATCCCCACCGAGAACTTGAGCGGCTGGAAGAAGCCGTGGAAGAAGTTCGCGTCGGCGTCGACAAAATGCTGCAGATGTCGCGCGATGCGGAACAACGCCAAGTCCTTGAAGCGTATCGGATGTTTGCCAATTCCAAGGGCTGGATGCGGCGCATGCAAGAGGCCATCAGCAACGGTCTGAGCGCCGAGGCGGCGGTGGAAAAAGAACAATCTATTGCGCGTGCGCGGATGGAAAGCGTGGCGGACAATTACCTGCGCGAACGTCTGAGCGATCTTGATGACCTGTCCAACAGGATGCTGCGCATTCTGACCGGGCAGGGGGCCGATACAGGCGCAGAAATGCCACCTGACCCGATCCTTGTGGCACGCAATATTGGTCCGGCTGAATTGTTGGAATACGGGCGTAACCTGAAGGGAATTATCCTTGAAGGTGGCTCTGTGGGATCGCATGCGGCCATCGTCGCCCGTGCGTTGGCCATTCCCTTAATCGTGCAGACGGCGCGCGTCACCAACGAGGCGCTGAATGGCGACCATGTGATGGTGGACGGCGAACAGGGCATCGTACATTTGCGCCCGGACGATACTGTTGTGACGGCGTTCCGTGACAAAATGGCGATGCAGACCGAAGCGTTGAAACGCTACGCATCTATTCAGGACAAGCCTGCGCTGACTGAATGTGGTCAGATCGTTGAATTGCATATGAACGCTGGCCTGATGGCGGATTTGCCGTCTTTGGAAAGCTCCGGCGCAGAAGGCGTAGGTCTGTTTCGCACCGAATTGCAGTTTTTGGTGCGCAACCAGATGCCGCGACGGTCCGAGTTAAGTGCGCTTTACACGCGTGTTCTGGATGCGGCCCAAGGAAAACGCGTGGTGTTTCGCACGCTGGATATCGGGTCAGACAAAGTATTGCCTTATATGAAGCCCACGGACGAACCCAACCCGGCTTTGGGGTGGCGCGCTATCCGTGTGGGCCTTGATAAACCCGGTGTGATGCAAATGCAGCTGCAGGCGTTGATCCGCGCGGCGCAAGGGCGTCCTTTGACGTTGATGTTTCCCTTTGTGGCGCAATATGAAGAATATCGCCAAGCTCGGGCAGCCTTGGATAAGGCCATCGCCCGTGAGACGCGCCTGGGCCATGTCATTCCTGACGATATCGAAGTGGGGGCCATGCTTGAGACCCCGTCTTTGGGGTTCGCACCAAGGCAGTTCTTTGAAGATGTCGGGTTTTTGTCCATTGGGGGCAACGACTTAAAGCAGTTTTTCTTTGCTGCTGACCGCGAAAACGAACGGGTGCGCAAGCGGTATGATTCCCTGAACGTTAGCTTCCTGAGCTTTCTGGAACAGATCGTGGAACGCTGCGCAGACACCGGCACACCTTTGTCTTTTTGTGGCGAAGATGCGGGGCGCCCTGTCGAAGCTTTATGTCTGGCCGCCATTGGTTTGCGCAGCTTGTCCATGCGCCCTGCATCTATTGGTCCGGTGAAAAGCCTTTTGCGGCGGTCAAATCTGGAAGAGGTGCGTAAGGTGATCATGGATGCGCGCCACCGCGGTGAGATGTCGGTGCGCCCTGCCATTATGAAATGGTTGGCGGAACAAGGGTAG
- a CDS encoding aspartate kinase, whose translation MPVLVMKFGGTSVATLDRIRRAAKRVGVEVSKGYDVIVIVSAMSGKTNELVGWVNETSPMYDAREYDAVVSSGENVTAGLMALTLQEMQVPARSWQGWQVPVQTTSAHASARIEAIPSDNIMASFGAGMKVAVVAGFQGVSPEGRITTLGRGGSDTTAVAFAAAFEAERCDIYTDVDGVYTTDPRVESKARKLDRIAFEEMLELASLGAKVLQTRSVELAMRYKVKLRVLSSFEEQSDEAGTLVCDEEEIMESNVVAGVAFSRDEAKMTLVSVADRPGIAALIFTALSDAGVNVDMIVQNISEEGRTDMTFSCPTDQVARAEAAMDEAKGAGTINFAELIADVDVAKVSVVGIGMRSHTGVAAKMFQVLSAEGINIKVITTSEIKISVLIDRKYMELAVQALHDAFELDKAA comes from the coding sequence ATGCCTGTTCTTGTGATGAAATTTGGTGGCACATCCGTCGCCACGTTGGACCGAATTCGCCGCGCGGCTAAGCGCGTGGGCGTTGAAGTGTCCAAAGGGTACGACGTTATTGTCATCGTATCGGCCATGTCCGGCAAAACCAATGAACTGGTTGGCTGGGTCAATGAAACCTCACCGATGTATGATGCACGCGAATATGATGCGGTTGTATCATCGGGTGAAAATGTCACTGCAGGTTTGATGGCGCTGACATTGCAAGAGATGCAAGTACCGGCGCGGTCCTGGCAGGGCTGGCAAGTGCCAGTGCAAACCACCTCTGCGCATGCGTCCGCCCGCATTGAAGCGATCCCTTCCGACAATATCATGGCCAGCTTTGGTGCCGGTATGAAGGTTGCCGTGGTCGCAGGCTTTCAGGGTGTCTCACCCGAGGGCCGCATCACCACATTGGGGCGGGGCGGATCGGATACCACAGCTGTGGCCTTTGCCGCGGCCTTTGAGGCCGAACGGTGTGACATTTATACTGACGTCGATGGTGTTTACACCACAGACCCCCGCGTCGAAAGCAAAGCCCGCAAACTGGACCGCATCGCTTTTGAAGAGATGTTGGAACTTGCGTCTTTGGGTGCAAAGGTTTTGCAAACCCGTTCTGTTGAACTGGCGATGCGATATAAGGTGAAACTGCGTGTACTCAGCAGTTTTGAAGAACAATCGGACGAAGCTGGAACGCTGGTCTGCGATGAGGAGGAAATCATGGAAAGCAATGTTGTGGCAGGGGTCGCGTTTAGCCGCGATGAGGCAAAAATGACCTTGGTGTCGGTGGCAGATCGTCCCGGTATCGCCGCTTTGATTTTCACGGCATTGTCAGATGCAGGCGTCAACGTCGATATGATCGTGCAGAACATTTCCGAAGAAGGTCGCACCGACATGACCTTCAGCTGCCCCACCGATCAGGTAGCGCGCGCCGAGGCTGCGATGGACGAGGCCAAAGGTGCTGGCACCATCAACTTCGCTGAACTTATTGCGGACGTTGATGTCGCCAAAGTCTCTGTGGTTGGCATTGGCATGCGGTCCCATACCGGTGTGGCCGCGAAGATGTTCCAGGTGCTTAGCGCCGAAGGCATCAACATCAAGGTGATCACCACATCCGAAATCAAGATCAGCGTTTTGATAGATCGCAAATATATGGAGTTGGCGGTTCAAGCTTTGCATGATGCCTTTGAATTGGACAAAGCCGCATAA
- a CDS encoding NUDIX hydrolase, with the protein MSAPMIKQLPISVDKSTKGEMRTQFAALCYRIVNGKVQIMVITSRRSKRWIIPKGWPMDGKTPAQAAAQEAWEEAGVEGKVGQTPLGLYSYKKMKDDLGDLPCLAVVYPLRVKKHTKTYPEAGQRKRKWVSRKRAAKMVAEPELARIIRDFAPVL; encoded by the coding sequence ATGTCTGCACCCATGATCAAACAGCTGCCAATATCGGTGGACAAAAGCACCAAAGGCGAAATGCGGACGCAATTTGCAGCTTTGTGTTACCGGATTGTGAACGGCAAAGTGCAAATCATGGTGATCACATCGCGGCGGTCCAAGCGTTGGATTATACCAAAAGGCTGGCCCATGGACGGAAAAACGCCGGCGCAAGCGGCGGCGCAAGAAGCTTGGGAAGAAGCTGGTGTCGAAGGAAAGGTCGGGCAGACCCCTTTGGGCCTGTATTCCTACAAGAAGATGAAAGACGACTTGGGCGATTTGCCGTGCCTTGCAGTGGTCTATCCGCTGCGCGTCAAAAAGCACACGAAAACCTACCCCGAAGCAGGACAGCGCAAACGCAAATGGGTCAGTCGCAAGCGCGCGGCCAAAATGGTGGCTGAACCTGAACTTGCGCGCATCATCCGCGATTTTGCGCCTGTGTTGTGA
- a CDS encoding DUF1178 family protein has translation MIKYTLKCDNGHAFESWFQSAAAFDKLAGAGHIGCVQCGSSAVSKAIMAPRVRPARSAASADTQGQPKESGTSVALNAPQSEAEAVLAKMRQHVEENSDYVGANFTKEARDMHLGDAPERSIYGSANAEEAKALIEDGVPVVPLPFMPKAKAN, from the coding sequence ATGATAAAATACACTTTGAAATGCGACAACGGCCATGCCTTCGAAAGCTGGTTCCAGTCCGCGGCCGCTTTTGACAAGCTGGCGGGGGCGGGGCATATCGGGTGTGTGCAATGTGGCAGCAGCGCAGTTTCAAAAGCCATAATGGCGCCGCGTGTGCGTCCGGCCCGCTCTGCCGCAAGCGCAGATACGCAGGGCCAACCCAAGGAGTCCGGCACAAGCGTTGCATTGAATGCGCCGCAGTCCGAGGCGGAAGCCGTGCTGGCCAAGATGCGCCAACATGTCGAGGAAAACTCTGACTATGTGGGTGCAAATTTCACAAAAGAAGCCCGCGATATGCATCTTGGTGATGCGCCAGAGCGGTCCATTTACGGATCTGCCAACGCCGAAGAAGCCAAAGCCTTGATCGAGGACGGTGTGCCGGTTGTGCCATTGCCGTTTATGCCCAAAGCAAAAGCGAACTGA
- a CDS encoding MBL fold metallo-hydrolase has product MATLKITILGCGSSGGVPRLGGNWGDCDPANQKNHRQRCSILVERTANGATTTVLIDTSPDMRTQLLNAGTSRIDAVLYTHSHADHVHGLDDLRMIAINMRARLKVWADAPTKEALLERFGYAFITPEGSPYPPILDMHDLIGDVTIDGPGGQITFTPFTVKHGSIDSLGFRIGGIAYLPDVETIPLDQWHHVENLDCWIVDALRRAPHPSHSHLAQTLDWIAKAQPKHAVLTNMHNDLDYATVAAETPEHIDPAYDGMTLTFDIP; this is encoded by the coding sequence ATGGCAACTCTCAAGATCACCATACTGGGGTGCGGGTCCTCGGGCGGTGTTCCGCGCCTTGGGGGAAATTGGGGGGATTGCGATCCCGCAAACCAGAAAAACCACCGTCAACGATGTTCTATCCTTGTTGAACGCACGGCAAACGGCGCGACCACAACTGTGTTGATCGACACGTCGCCTGACATGCGCACCCAGCTGTTGAACGCAGGCACCAGCCGTATTGATGCGGTGCTATACACCCACAGCCATGCCGATCACGTGCACGGCCTAGACGATTTGCGCATGATCGCCATCAACATGCGTGCGCGGCTCAAGGTCTGGGCTGATGCCCCCACAAAAGAGGCGCTGCTGGAACGGTTCGGTTACGCGTTTATCACACCGGAAGGGTCGCCTTATCCGCCCATTCTGGACATGCACGACCTCATCGGCGACGTGACTATCGATGGGCCGGGCGGACAGATCACATTCACCCCCTTCACAGTGAAACACGGATCCATCGACAGCCTCGGGTTCCGCATCGGCGGCATTGCCTATTTGCCAGACGTCGAAACAATCCCGCTCGATCAATGGCACCATGTGGAAAATCTGGACTGCTGGATTGTGGACGCTTTGCGCCGCGCGCCGCATCCAAGCCATTCACATCTGGCGCAAACACTGGACTGGATCGCCAAAGCCCAACCGAAACACGCAGTGCTGACCAACATGCACAACGATCTTGATTATGCGACGGTCGCCGCCGAAACGCCTGAACACATCGACCCCGCATATGACGGCATGACCCTGACATTCGACATCCCGTAG
- a CDS encoding AEC family transporter — MQVLLDVILPVFLVIAMGYVAVWKNIFPASGVDGLMKFTQGFAIPCLLFQAIAKIDLQSSFQPGLLISFYSGAAICFALGMAGARVLFKRDWEDCVTIGFCCLFSNSVLLGLPITERAYGTEALTGNYAIIAMHAPFCYGLGITAMEITRNRGAGIMRTARAVGRAMFHNALVIAIGAGFVVNLLDFSIPSVADDALSLVVRAALPTALFSLGGALLQYKPEGDKLAIAMVCVIALCIHPALVFGFGTALDVPQDLFKSGVLTAAMAPGVNAYIFANMYGRAKRVVASSVLIATLASVLSIWLWLTVLG; from the coding sequence ATGCAAGTGCTTCTCGACGTCATTCTGCCCGTCTTTCTGGTGATCGCCATGGGCTATGTCGCAGTGTGGAAAAACATCTTTCCCGCATCGGGCGTCGATGGGTTGATGAAATTCACCCAAGGCTTTGCTATTCCTTGCCTGTTGTTTCAGGCCATCGCAAAAATCGATTTGCAAAGCTCGTTTCAGCCGGGGTTGCTGATCAGCTTTTACAGCGGCGCCGCCATTTGTTTTGCCCTTGGAATGGCGGGGGCACGGGTCTTGTTTAAGCGCGACTGGGAAGATTGCGTGACGATCGGATTTTGTTGCCTCTTTTCAAATTCGGTCCTGCTGGGGCTTCCGATCACAGAACGTGCCTATGGCACCGAGGCGCTGACCGGAAACTATGCTATCATCGCCATGCATGCGCCTTTTTGCTATGGGCTTGGAATCACCGCGATGGAGATCACACGCAATCGAGGTGCGGGGATCATGCGCACAGCCCGCGCCGTGGGGCGGGCCATGTTCCACAACGCGTTGGTGATCGCGATTGGTGCCGGGTTCGTGGTGAACTTGCTGGATTTCAGCATCCCTTCCGTCGCTGATGATGCGCTGAGTTTGGTGGTGCGTGCGGCTTTGCCAACGGCGTTGTTTTCACTGGGGGGCGCGTTGCTTCAATACAAACCCGAAGGCGACAAACTGGCGATTGCCATGGTCTGCGTCATTGCGCTGTGCATTCATCCCGCATTGGTGTTTGGCTTCGGGACTGCTTTGGACGTGCCGCAAGATCTCTTTAAATCGGGCGTACTGACCGCGGCAATGGCACCGGGGGTCAATGCCTATATCTTTGCCAATATGTACGGGCGCGCGAAACGTGTCGTGGCGTCCAGCGTGTTGATCGCCACGCTGGCGTCCGTTCTAAGCATCTGGTTGTGGTTGACGGTTCTGGGCTAG
- the modA gene encoding molybdate ABC transporter substrate-binding protein yields the protein MTWPFKTKGLPAGSRAGGVCAIWLVLANAASFAQAETLVFAAASLRDVLQDVAQLSDTKVTVSATGSGTIARQVAQGAPADVIVLAHDQWMDWLETEGVVDPSHRHIVARNTLVVIGPAKSAALQAPNDMLDRLGTDRLAMGQRDAVPAGLYAKAWLQRVELWDKTKNQLAETDNVRGALAFVARGEAPLGIVYATDAQADINVSVVYDIPPQDHPPITYPGAALTPAGAEFLTLLKSEPAQLVFEQHGFKSP from the coding sequence ATGACATGGCCCTTTAAAACCAAAGGCTTGCCCGCAGGATCAAGGGCGGGCGGTGTATGCGCAATCTGGCTTGTGCTTGCCAATGCTGCATCCTTTGCACAGGCCGAGACACTTGTGTTTGCAGCCGCCTCTTTGCGGGATGTTCTGCAAGACGTGGCACAGTTAAGCGACACCAAGGTGACAGTTTCAGCCACCGGATCAGGCACAATCGCGCGGCAGGTGGCGCAAGGGGCGCCAGCCGATGTGATTGTTCTGGCCCATGATCAGTGGATGGATTGGCTTGAAACCGAAGGTGTTGTTGACCCGTCGCACAGGCACATTGTTGCACGGAATACACTGGTGGTCATCGGCCCCGCGAAGAGTGCAGCACTGCAAGCCCCAAACGATATGCTCGACCGTCTGGGCACTGATCGACTGGCAATGGGGCAACGCGATGCTGTGCCTGCGGGGCTTTACGCAAAGGCTTGGCTTCAACGGGTAGAGCTTTGGGACAAAACGAAAAACCAACTGGCGGAAACTGACAATGTGCGCGGTGCTTTGGCTTTTGTCGCACGCGGCGAAGCCCCCCTTGGCATCGTTTACGCCACCGATGCCCAAGCCGACATAAACGTGAGCGTGGTGTATGACATCCCCCCGCAGGATCATCCCCCCATCACCTATCCCGGCGCAGCACTGACCCCCGCCGGCGCTGAATTCTTAACCCTTTTAAAAAGCGAACCCGCACAACTTGTCTTTGAACAGCACGGGTTCAAAAGCCCATGA